A region of Vigna radiata var. radiata cultivar VC1973A unplaced genomic scaffold, Vradiata_ver6 scaffold_48, whole genome shotgun sequence DNA encodes the following proteins:
- the LOC106752828 gene encoding N-acetylglucosaminyl-phosphatidylinositol de-N-acetylase isoform X1 has product MTFIFITAPLFFLFVWIISLCKVLILPRIPFAKHFTQIGRSFRKRNVLLVTAHPDDESMFFTPTINFLTSKGHNIQVLCLSTGGAEGKGNIRKRELFQACVALKVPMQQVKIVDHPDVQDGFDKVWNHSLLAKIIEEEIISCSIDMIITFDCYGVSGHCNHRDVHYGVCKLLHDTLQRDIEVWELVSTNILRKYSGPVDIWLSIFLAMLHSNGTMHCIVNENSRRSFKAMAQHSSQWVWFRKLFVALSSYTYMNTLRKVR; this is encoded by the exons ATGACCTTCATTTTCATCACTGCTCCTCTCTTCTTTCTGTTTGTATGGATAATTTCTCTTTGCAAAGTTCTTATTCTCCCTCGCATCCCTTTCGCCAAACATTTTACTCAAATCG GCAGATCATTTCGAAAGAGAAATGTCTTGTTGGTTACTGCTCATCCGGACGACGAATCCAT GTTCTTTACTCCAACTATAAATTTTCTGACTTCAAAGGGACATAACATTCAAGTACTATGCTTATCTACTG GTGGTGCAGAAGGCAAAGGCAATATCAGAAAACGAGAGCTTTTTCAGGCTTGTGTAGCCCTCAAG GTTCCAATGCAGCAAGTAAAGATTGTCGACCATCCTGATGTTCAG GACGGTTTCGATAAAGTTTGGAACCATAGCTTATTGGCAAAGATTATCGAGGAAGAAATAATCAGTTGTTCAATTGATATG ATTATTACCTTTGACTGCTATGGTGTCTCCGGCCATTGTAATCATCGTGATGTGCATTATGGAGTATG CAAGCTACTACATGATACTTTACAAAGGGATATTGAAGTCTGGGAGctt GTTAGCACCAATATTTTGCGCAAATATAGTGGTCCAGTTGATATTTGGTTGTCCATATTTTTGGCCATGTTGCACTCAAATGGAACAATGCATTGCATAGTCAATGAAAATTCTCGAAGGAGCTTTAAAGCAATGGCCCAACACTCAAGCCAGTGGGTGTG GTTCCGCAAGCTTTTCGTGGCCTTGTCCAGTTATACTTATATGAACACTCTTAGAAAGGTAAGGTAA
- the LOC106752828 gene encoding probable N-acetylglucosaminyl-phosphatidylinositol de-N-acetylase isoform X2 — MDNFSLQSSYSPSHPFRQTFYSNRSFRKRNVLLVTAHPDDESMFFTPTINFLTSKGHNIQVLCLSTGGAEGKGNIRKRELFQACVALKVPMQQVKIVDHPDVQDGFDKVWNHSLLAKIIEEEIISCSIDMIITFDCYGVSGHCNHRDVHYGVCKLLHDTLQRDIEVWELVSTNILRKYSGPVDIWLSIFLAMLHSNGTMHCIVNENSRRSFKAMAQHSSQWVWFRKLFVALSSYTYMNTLRKVR, encoded by the exons ATGGATAATTTCTCTTTGCAAAGTTCTTATTCTCCCTCGCATCCCTTTCGCCAAACATTTTACTCAAATCG ATCATTTCGAAAGAGAAATGTCTTGTTGGTTACTGCTCATCCGGACGACGAATCCAT GTTCTTTACTCCAACTATAAATTTTCTGACTTCAAAGGGACATAACATTCAAGTACTATGCTTATCTACTG GTGGTGCAGAAGGCAAAGGCAATATCAGAAAACGAGAGCTTTTTCAGGCTTGTGTAGCCCTCAAG GTTCCAATGCAGCAAGTAAAGATTGTCGACCATCCTGATGTTCAG GACGGTTTCGATAAAGTTTGGAACCATAGCTTATTGGCAAAGATTATCGAGGAAGAAATAATCAGTTGTTCAATTGATATG ATTATTACCTTTGACTGCTATGGTGTCTCCGGCCATTGTAATCATCGTGATGTGCATTATGGAGTATG CAAGCTACTACATGATACTTTACAAAGGGATATTGAAGTCTGGGAGctt GTTAGCACCAATATTTTGCGCAAATATAGTGGTCCAGTTGATATTTGGTTGTCCATATTTTTGGCCATGTTGCACTCAAATGGAACAATGCATTGCATAGTCAATGAAAATTCTCGAAGGAGCTTTAAAGCAATGGCCCAACACTCAAGCCAGTGGGTGTG GTTCCGCAAGCTTTTCGTGGCCTTGTCCAGTTATACTTATATGAACACTCTTAGAAAGGTAAGGTAA
- the LOC106752828 gene encoding N-acetylglucosaminyl-phosphatidylinositol de-N-acetylase isoform X3, producing the protein MDNFSLQSSYSPSHPFRQTFYSNRFFTPTINFLTSKGHNIQVLCLSTGGAEGKGNIRKRELFQACVALKVPMQQVKIVDHPDVQDGFDKVWNHSLLAKIIEEEIISCSIDMIITFDCYGVSGHCNHRDVHYGVCKLLHDTLQRDIEVWELVSTNILRKYSGPVDIWLSIFLAMLHSNGTMHCIVNENSRRSFKAMAQHSSQWVWFRKLFVALSSYTYMNTLRKVR; encoded by the exons ATGGATAATTTCTCTTTGCAAAGTTCTTATTCTCCCTCGCATCCCTTTCGCCAAACATTTTACTCAAATCG GTTCTTTACTCCAACTATAAATTTTCTGACTTCAAAGGGACATAACATTCAAGTACTATGCTTATCTACTG GTGGTGCAGAAGGCAAAGGCAATATCAGAAAACGAGAGCTTTTTCAGGCTTGTGTAGCCCTCAAG GTTCCAATGCAGCAAGTAAAGATTGTCGACCATCCTGATGTTCAG GACGGTTTCGATAAAGTTTGGAACCATAGCTTATTGGCAAAGATTATCGAGGAAGAAATAATCAGTTGTTCAATTGATATG ATTATTACCTTTGACTGCTATGGTGTCTCCGGCCATTGTAATCATCGTGATGTGCATTATGGAGTATG CAAGCTACTACATGATACTTTACAAAGGGATATTGAAGTCTGGGAGctt GTTAGCACCAATATTTTGCGCAAATATAGTGGTCCAGTTGATATTTGGTTGTCCATATTTTTGGCCATGTTGCACTCAAATGGAACAATGCATTGCATAGTCAATGAAAATTCTCGAAGGAGCTTTAAAGCAATGGCCCAACACTCAAGCCAGTGGGTGTG GTTCCGCAAGCTTTTCGTGGCCTTGTCCAGTTATACTTATATGAACACTCTTAGAAAGGTAAGGTAA